Within Lactobacillus amylovorus DSM 20531, the genomic segment TAATAGACTTATTAATATAAGTCAAATTTAACTTTAATTTTTGTTTATTATTCAAAAAAATCATATAATATTTAACAGATTTAAAAAGACTGGGGAAAAGTTGATGTATGTTTTTTACCAAATCGGTATCTCAATAGGGATGATTTTAGTTGCGCTTGCTATCCATATTTTGCGCCAATCTATTAATGAAAGTTCGCAGTTCACCATGGTTAATTACATCTTTGCCTTATCTATTGCCATTGGTGGCATCTTCATCATTGTAGCTAGCTTAGCGGCTATTCAGCCCCAGAACTGGTACACTAGCAGTTCACTTTGGAAAATTTTGATTGCAAATTAAAAACGATTCAGTACCTTGAGTGGTATTGAATCATTTTCTTTTTATTCTATTCGACTATTACCAGTCTCATAATTCAAACGAACACCATCTTTAACGTTAAGAAATTAACTACTTACTAAAGCCTACTTTGTACCAAACACTATTTGCAGCTGCTGGTTTTAACGAGTAGTTCACGATCTTATTATTAACAGCTTGAATCGCATAAGAGTTAGTCATTGGCACAATATAAGCTTCATCATTCATATATTGTTGCCATTTATGAAAAGCTGCTACCCGGTACTTGTGATTGAATGCCTTAGTAGAATCAATTTCATCAAGCAATTTATTGTTTTCCTTGGTAACGAATCTAGAGTCATTCATTGGGTTAGTTTCGCTGTACATCCCTCTTGGTGAAGGCTCTGATGACAATGACCAAGCTGCCATAAACATATCGACATTTTTATCATCGTGGTCCAGTTTGTCGTAGAAGGAATTGAACTCAATTAATCTGCCACCAGTTAAGCTGACATGCAAGCCGATTTTATGCCACTGTTGAATATAATTCTGAATAATCGGCTCTTGCACTGCGGAACCTGTCATTGCGGCCAGGTGAATATTCAAAGGCTTGCCATTAGGTTGAACCCTCCATTTGCCTTTCTTCTTGTAGCCAGCTTTATCCAATAATTGGTTGGCTTTCTTTAAATTGTATGGAAAGCCTTTTGCATTTTTATCGAAGTAATCGCCAAATTGAGCAGGAATCAAAGTTGGCACTCTGAAAGTCAAACCTTGCGTGTATCTCTTTTCAACTTGATTAATATTCATCGCATAAGCGATTGCTTGCCGCAAAGATTTATTATTCATCTTAGAATTCTTGTCCATGACATTCTTGCCATTCTCCCACTTCCCGACTTTGAAGCCTAAGTAACTATATGCAAGAGGGATCTTAGCAATAAAGTTAGTATTCTTAGCGTTCTTAACGGCTTGCCAATCAGAGTTAACTACATCTGCAATATCAAACTTGTGACTCTTAATTGCTTGACTGGCTGATTTAGTCGAAACAACTTGCGCCACAATCTTATTCAACTTTGGTTTGCCTCTCCAATAATATTTATTGGGAACCCAAGTTACTGACTGACCTCTGACAACTTTACTAACTTTATATGGTCCAAAGAATAATGGATCTTTTCTGATTTGATCTGATGAAACTAATTTACTGAAAGGTACATCCTTTAAATGATGATATGGAGCTGCCGTTTCAATAAAATAGTCATTACCAGATTGCAACATCCCTGGCTTCATTGCTAAAAAATGAATGACAATAGTTCTGCCATTTTCACCATCAGGATAAGTTATGCCTGAAATAGTTTTCGCTTTGCCATTGTGATAGGCTTTCATTCCTACGATATTAGCTAGAGAATCTGAGTACCGTAGACTGTTGGTAGCTTTATTGGCAGTCATTTCATATGGATATTCCAAATCCTTAGCAACCACTTGCTTGCCATCGGACCACTTAACTCCTTTCTTAACAGTAATTGTTACTGTCTTGGCTTTCTTGTCTAATTTAAAAGTAGCTGGGCCTTTATTAGTAATCTTATATTGATTATCAGTATCGAACAAAGCCTCATTACCAAATTGCATTACGTCTGAATCCACTTGATCAACTGATAACTGACTATCAAAAATTCCTTTAAAAGGAGTATCAGTTTCAATAGCATAGGTTAAAGTCCCACCCTGTTTTGCTATCTTTTGAGGGGTTTGTTCAGGAAACT encodes:
- a CDS encoding oligopeptide ABC transporter substrate-binding protein, producing the protein MKAIKFISTTSLLIGAALSLTACGQNNKNAAKPANKFPEQTPQKIAKQGGTLTYAIETDTPFKGIFDSQLSVDQVDSDVMQFGNEALFDTDNQYKITNKGPATFKLDKKAKTVTITVKKGVKWSDGKQVVAKDLEYPYEMTANKATNSLRYSDSLANIVGMKAYHNGKAKTISGITYPDGENGRTIVIHFLAMKPGMLQSGNDYFIETAAPYHHLKDVPFSKLVSSDQIRKDPLFFGPYKVSKVVRGQSVTWVPNKYYWRGKPKLNKIVAQVVSTKSASQAIKSHKFDIADVVNSDWQAVKNAKNTNFIAKIPLAYSYLGFKVGKWENGKNVMDKNSKMNNKSLRQAIAYAMNINQVEKRYTQGLTFRVPTLIPAQFGDYFDKNAKGFPYNLKKANQLLDKAGYKKKGKWRVQPNGKPLNIHLAAMTGSAVQEPIIQNYIQQWHKIGLHVSLTGGRLIEFNSFYDKLDHDDKNVDMFMAAWSLSSEPSPRGMYSETNPMNDSRFVTKENNKLLDEIDSTKAFNHKYRVAAFHKWQQYMNDEAYIVPMTNSYAIQAVNNKIVNYSLKPAAANSVWYKVGFSK